A region of [Bacteroides] pectinophilus DNA encodes the following proteins:
- a CDS encoding TnpV protein, with translation MVGDYSLPNLKLPQQPEVTLGRYAQMRREFLKEHHRVLYYNLLTRGELTQHLAEVEQRASKMEKTILSQMAQKEGVTEQMKAEDMMKWVRLMNSLRNSAQEIVKAEVIFA, from the coding sequence ATGGTGGGCGATTACAGCCTTCCGAACCTGAAACTTCCACAGCAGCCGGAAGTGACGCTGGGCAGGTACGCTCAGATGAGGAGAGAGTTTCTGAAGGAACATCACAGAGTCCTTTACTACAATCTCCTGACGAGGGGCGAACTGACACAGCACTTGGCGGAAGTGGAACAGAGAGCCAGCAAGATGGAGAAAACAATTCTGAGCCAGATGGCACAGAAAGAGGGAGTGACCGAACAGATGAAAGCGGAGGATATGATGAAATGGGTTCGTCTGATGAACTCCCTTCGCAATTCGGCACAGGAAATCGTGAAAGCGGAAGTGATATTCGCTTAG
- a CDS encoding zinc-ribbon domain-containing protein yields MNNSLAEVHPELVSEWSEKNLTLTPDDITFGSNKKVWWRGACGHEWQASVKARSNGEKCPICSGARVIAGINDLATLEPLLVKQWSKKNKIKPIEVSIGSHKKVIWRCKKGHEWEAAVKSRTINKTGCPYCSHNKVLAGFNDLATLLPDIAAEWSDRNYPLLPTQVTVFANRKAWWKCKDCGREWNTLISTRSGGSKCPYCSGYIFLKGFNDLQTTHPEIASEWSEKNLPLKPDEVNAKSRKNVWWKCRKCGNEWKSVINGSTEVLEVLLFLLMKTVHGKD; encoded by the coding sequence ATGAATAACAGTTTAGCAGAAGTACACCCGGAGCTTGTTTCGGAGTGGTCGGAAAAGAATTTAACGCTTACGCCTGATGACATTACTTTCGGTTCAAATAAAAAAGTATGGTGGAGAGGTGCTTGCGGTCATGAATGGCAGGCAAGCGTTAAGGCTCGTTCTAATGGAGAGAAATGTCCGATATGTTCCGGTGCGAGAGTGATTGCAGGTATTAACGATTTGGCGACATTAGAGCCACTATTGGTAAAGCAGTGGTCGAAAAAGAATAAGATAAAACCGATAGAGGTTTCTATTGGTTCTCATAAGAAAGTGATATGGAGATGTAAAAAAGGTCACGAGTGGGAAGCTGCCGTTAAGAGCAGGACAATAAATAAAACAGGTTGTCCGTACTGCTCTCATAATAAAGTGTTGGCAGGATTTAATGACCTTGCAACACTTCTGCCGGATATAGCTGCCGAGTGGTCGGATAGAAATTATCCGTTACTTCCAACTCAGGTTACGGTCTTTGCCAATCGTAAGGCTTGGTGGAAGTGTAAGGATTGCGGCAGAGAGTGGAACACCCTTATTTCTACTCGTTCCGGTGGGAGCAAATGCCCGTATTGCAGTGGGTACATATTCCTGAAAGGGTTTAATGATTTGCAGACAACACACCCTGAAATTGCTTCGGAGTGGTCGGAGAAGAACTTACCATTGAAGCCTGATGAGGTAAATGCAAAATCGAGGAAAAATGTCTGGTGGAAGTGCAGAAAATGCGGTAACGAGTGGAAATCAGTTATCAATGGGTCAACCGAGGTGCTAGAGGTATTGCTGTTTTTGCTGATGAAAACCGTTCACGGCAAAGACTGA